The window TAGCTCGCGCCTTTCCATTTCAAAAAATTTGCAGCGGACGGATAAGCCGTGGCGCGTTTTCCCGCCAGGAGTCCGGCGTTCGCCAACGTTACCGGCGCCAAACAAATGGCGCTCACCACTTTCCCGGCCCGGTTCGTTTCTCGTACCAAATCATGAACGATATCATGATGCCAATATTTGCTGGAACCAACGCCGCCCACCAGCAGAACGGCGTCAAAGTCCTCTGCATTCAAGCCATCCATCACAGCATCCGGGGTGACGAGAGCGCCAAGCATCCCTTTGGCAGGCGCAAGCGAAGCAGACGCGACGACGACGCGGGCGCCGGCATTCTCAAGAATTGCCCGTGGCGTTTGATACTCTTCATCACGAAAATTGCGGGGCGGAAGAATGAAAAGAATCTTCCTGCCCGGCAATTCGATCGTTGCCATTTTCACAAATATTTTTTGGACTTGGCGAATTTCTCCAAACCCTCGCGAAAATTCGGATGCGCGATGCTGATCATCGCTTTGGCGCGTTCTTGCAGGCTCCTGCCGTGCAAATAAGCAATGCCGTATTCCGTTACGACGTAGTGCACATCACCGCGGCTGGTCACGACGCCCGCGCCTTCGTTCAAATGCGGCACGATGCGAGACAGTTGCCCGTTCTTGGCCGTTGACGATAACGCGATGATGGGTTTGCCGCCCTTGGCGCGCGCGGCGCCGCGCGTGAAATCAACCTGGCCGCCGAAGCCCGAATAAATCGAATAGCCAATGCTATCCGAGCAAACCTGGCCGGTTAGATCCACTTCCAGCGCGGAGTTGATGGAGACCATATTATCGTTGCGCGCCACCACAAAGGGATCGTTGGTATAGTCCACCTGATGCAGCTCAAACAGCGGGTTGTTGTGACTGTATTCATAAAGCCGCTCACTGCCCAAAAGAAAGGTGGCAATCACTTTTCCCGGATGCAGGCTCTTGTAGGCATTGGTTACGATGCCGTCTTCAATGGCCCGCATAACGCCATCAGACACCATTTCGGTGTGAATGCCCAAATCTTTCTTGCCTTTCAACAACGCCAGCACGGCGTCCGGAATGCCGCCGATACCCAGTTGCAGCGTGGCACGATCGTCAATAAGGGTTGTGATGTGCTGCGCGATTTGATTTTCAACGTCCGAGAACGGCTTGGGCGCCAGCGTGGGCAGAGGTTCTGAGACTTCGACAATTTTGCTGAGCCGGGATATATGCAAAAAACAATCGCCCAGGACGCGAGGCATTCGATCATTCACCTGAGCAATGACGACTTTTGCGGTTTCCGCCGCCGCTTTCGTCGCGATGGTTTCCACGCCGAGCGAAACGAAACCATGCTCATCCGGCAGCGAGGTATGAATAACCGCCACGTCCAATTGCACCTGGGTGCGAAAGAGTCCGGGAATCTCATACAAAAAAATGGGATAATAATCGGCGCGCCCTTCATTGACCGCCGCGCGATCGGCCGGCCCGACAAAAAGCGATTTGAGCCGGAAGCGGCCGCGCATGTCCGGCTTGCTCAACGGGTTTTCGCCGAGCATCAACAAGGTAAACACACCGACGTCCTTCAAATCATCCTTGCGTTGCGCCAGCGCGTTGAGAAGAACATACGGCGCTGCGGCATTGCCGGAAATGGAAATCTTATCGCCGCTTTTTATCAGGGCAACGGCCTCCTCGGCCTTCACCAGCTTGCTTCTATAGTCTTCTATCCATCTCATCTTAAAGTCATCTCCTTTCGGCTCGAGCTATTGGCGATCGTTGAGAGAAAGCAATGAATCAATATTCCGGTATTCGCACTCAATCAAACTTGCGACGGCTTGCTGCGTGCACTGGCCTTGAAACGTATAAACCCCTTTGCGCAGCGGGGACATGCCATGCAATGTTTTTTCCAACCCGTCATCGGCAACTTCAAGCACCCACGGTAACACGGAATTATTCAGCGCATGCGAAGCCGTTCGCGCCGCGGCCGCGGGAATGTTCGGCACACAATAATGCGTGACGCCATGCTGCACAAACGTCGGCGCGGACAGGGTCGTGGGGTGGCTGGTTGCAATGCAACCTCCCTGGTCGATGGAAACATCGATAATCACCGAACCTGCCTTCATTTTTTTCACCATGTCCTCCGTCACCAAGTTCGGCGGTTTTTGTCCGTGAATCAGCACCGCGCCAATCAAGACATCCGCAAGGCGCGTCCAGCGCTCCACCAGCAGCGGCGTGATGATCGAAGTCGACACACGCTTATCGAGAAGCCGATCCAAGTTGCGCAGATTGTTAATGTTTTTATCCAGAACCAAAACTCGCGCCCCGAGTGCGGAGAACGCACGGGCGGCGGTGAAGCCAACCACGCCCGCGCCCAGAATGACCACGCTTGCTGGCGTGACTCCGGAAACACCGGCCAAGATAATGCCGCGGCCACCATATTCACTTTCCAGCAGCCGGCCGGCAATTTGCGGCAGCAGATTGCCGGCAATCTCGCTCATCGCCGTCAAGATCGGCAGATTGCCATCGGGTTGTTCGATGAATTCATAGCCGAGCGCGATGACGCCCGTTTCCAATAATTTTTTAATGATGGCTTTGCGCGCAATGCCCAATCCCAGCAACGAAAATACGATTTTTCCCTGCTCGAGATATTTGCACTCATCTTCTGTCGGTGGCTGCACCTTGACCACAAGCTGAGATCGCCGAAAAACCTCGTCGCCGGAGAAAACGATTTGCGCGCCGACGTTCTGAAATTCCTGATCGGAAAAGCCGCTGGCTTTTCCCGCGCCTTGTTCGACGTGCACCGCGTGGCCTTCATTGACCAGGGCGTAGACGCCGACCGGCGTAAGCGCCACCCGGCGCTCTTCAATAGCCGTTTCTTTGGGTATTCCGATATTCATGATTTTTCCTTTCATGGGTCGTAATTATTCACGTGCAAAAAACATTCGGGATTGTTGAGATCGGCGAATTATGGCAGTCCGCTCAATCGCGTACAAAATAACTGAACAATTATCATAGATCAATGGAAATCGTGCATTCTTTTAATACGCTGCGATGCAGTTCCGGCCACCAGCTTGGCAATCGCTTCAGCAAATTCCTCCGCGGCCTCCGGTCCGCTTGCGGTAACGATATTTCCAACAACTTCAATCGGCTTACCCGTGTAGATCGCGCCCTGCCATTTCAAAACGGTTTCGATGACAGGAAAACCGGTGACCCGTTTTCCCTGCAACAGGCCGGCATTGGCAAGAATCATCACGGCATAACCGCTGGCGCTCACAATTTTTTCAAGCCGATTGGCCCGCCTGGTCAAATCGTGAACCGCCTGATCACGCCAGAACTTTTGGCTGCCGCTGCCGCCAACCAAAAGCAATGCCTGAAAATCTCTGGCTGCCGCATCGTTAATGGTGATCTGCGGTTTTGCCAACGCCCCGCCCGTGCCTTTGGCGTTGGCAAGGGACGAAGAAGCGACAACGATGCGCGCGCCCCATTCATCAAACAAGTTTTTGGGCTTTTGATACTCTTCATCACAAAAATCAAAAGGCGGTAGAATGAAGAGAATCTTCCTGTCGGACAGATCAATTTTTTCCATTTTGTTTTCCTCGGGCAGCAGACTATTCAATGCAGCTTCTCGGTTCGGTCTTTCAGCTCACCGACCAGATACAGATTGAGCGCCCGCTCCACCTCGGTTTCATCCGTGACGATCATTTCGATTCCCCGGCTGCACAAATCTTCCCAGGCGCGGCGTCCCATGCCATGACTAATCACAGTTTGGCAATCCTGCAGCCCTTCAGCTACGGTTTGATGGGCATGCTCATCTCCCTTGCCGTGATCATGGTGTCCATCTTCGTGTGCTACCCCACCACGAAAATGTCCGGTGAACGTATTCCGGCGCATTTCTTGGTTGATGACTTTGCCGTCTGCAATTTCGTAAATGGCAAAGAAGGGGCTGCGCCCAAAATGCGCAGAGATTGTCTTGCCATCTTCGGTGGCTACTGCAATCTTCATGTTGATCATCCTTTCTTGAGGGCGTGCGGGGTCGCGTCAACACGCGCAGCGCGGACTCGAAATTCTGCATGCCCTTGTTGTCATGATTCTTCCTGCTTCTGCAGTTCTTTCAACTGTCTGCGCAGAAGGATTTTCTCAGTGGCCGAGGCGTAGTCGATGATGAGCACACCGTTAAGGTGGTCGATCTCGTGTTGAATGACCCGGGCCATCAAGTCGCTCAGCTCGTGTTGAACTTCTTTCCCTTCGGGGTTGAGGCCGCGCACAAAAATCGATTGGCTGCGGGTAATATCGACTTGAATGTCGGGCAAGCTCAAACACCCTTCCTCCAATCGGCCTTCTCCCTCCTTCTGAAGAATCTCCGGATTGGCCAAAGTGATCAAGCCTTCACCGACATCGGCGATGATGATGCGTTGCAGCATGCCCACTTGCGGTGCGGCCAGGCCGATGCCGTTGTACGTGTACATGATTTCCGCCATGCCGGCCATCAAATCCCGCACCGCACCATTGACGTCATCAAGCGGCAGGGATTTTTTTCGCAGAACTGCATCAGGGTAGAGCCTGAGCCGGTACACGGACTTCACTCTCTCGCTGCTCACGTCTCGTACCTCCACCACAGCGCATTGGAAGAAAATTTCCCTGCTCTCAGCTTCGACGGGTTGAGCAGATGCTTTGCTTCGTCCAATGTCAAGGCTGCTCTAATTTCTTTCTCGATGAAACCCAATACGGAGCGCCGCAAATCGGCGATGAAAAGAAAACCCTCCGGCTTGAGCACACGTTCAATCTCATCGAGCATTCGCACGGGATTTTCGACGATATGAACCATGTTGATGTTCAGAACGGCATCGAAAGAATGATTTGCGTATGGTATTTTTTCCACGTCGCCTATTTCAAATTTTGCGCGACGTTCCAACTTGGCCGCTTGCGCGTTCCGATTTGCCAGACGCAACAGCGGCTCGGACAAATCGATCCCAACGATCTCGCTGTCCGGAAAACGCTGCGCCAGCACCAGAGCCGTTCCGCCAAAACCGCAGCCGGCATCGAGTATCCTGCCGGCTCGAAATCCGCGCGAGGTGAGTTTTTCAGCGCACTCGTGGCCAAACTTCTCGGCCATCTTTTGGTGCCGCCGCGCATAACTTCCGGCAAATTCTTCTTCACGAAAGATTCGTTCGTGTGTCAACGGCGTTCTGTTCATTCACATTACACTCGCTGAGGTCAACTGACCGGTCGCAATGAGCGACCGGTCAGTGACCGAACCTTATCTGAGCACCGTCATCTTTCTCGTTTGGGTGAAGGCCGGCGTGACAAGCTGATAAAAATAAACTCCACTCGTCAGCTCATCAATTCCCACCGAAAATTTGTAGACGCCTGCGTCCAATTTTTCATTCGACAACAAAGTCTTCATTTCAAATCCCATGAGATTGTAGATCTTCAACGTGACGACAGTCGGGCTAGGTAAATGAAACTCAATCGTTGTTGCCGGATTAAAGGGGTTCGGATAGTTTTGCATCAACCTGAAAGCCTCGGGAAGGGTATTCTGTTTCTCTTCCACTCCGACAGCCAGCCGCAGCTTGTTCAACTGTTCGGCGGTCAACGACTGAGCATACAACATTTGTTGGCCATCCGCTGTTGATTTCAGGAAAACCCATTTTGTCGGGTCCGTGGTCGTGGACTTGGGATCTCCGGTGTAATCGAGATAATCAATCTGCAGCCCCTGTTGCCAGTCCGAGGTAATCGGGATAACACCGGTGGGGCTGATGATCTTCTTCTGGGTGGTGTCCCACTTTGTCACCGTGATTTTTCCGGTTTGATCGTACTCTTGTATTGCGGCGTTGTTGTGACACTCGGCACAGGCACGCCCTTCCTTCATGACAGTATGCGGTGTGAACGGCGCAATCGCCAGAAACGTTTTACCATCATAAGATGCGGTCTGGAAGCTTGCCGGGTAAACTTTGCCCGTTCCCTCGCGATTCACCAGAAAAATAAAATCACGCTGCGGACCATAGTGACGCCGGATTCCGCCTTCAACATAACTTTCAATATGGCAGTTGTAGCATGAAATCACCGACTTCACGTGACATGCGGTGCACTGCACTTTCGCCCCATGAAGATCGTGAGAGGCGTT is drawn from Cytophagia bacterium CHB2 and contains these coding sequences:
- a CDS encoding DJ-1/PfpI family protein: MATIELPGRKILFILPPRNFRDEEYQTPRAILENAGARVVVASASLAPAKGMLGALVTPDAVMDGLNAEDFDAVLLVGGVGSSKYWHHDIVHDLVRETNRAGKVVSAICLAPVTLANAGLLAGKRATAYPSAANFLKWKGASYTGNSVEIDGNIITANGPEAAEEFAQAVVAKIASASRKSENKI
- a CDS encoding acetyl-CoA hydrolase/transferase family protein; its protein translation is MRWIEDYRSKLVKAEEAVALIKSGDKISISGNAAAPYVLLNALAQRKDDLKDVGVFTLLMLGENPLSKPDMRGRFRLKSLFVGPADRAAVNEGRADYYPIFLYEIPGLFRTQVQLDVAVIHTSLPDEHGFVSLGVETIATKAAAETAKVVIAQVNDRMPRVLGDCFLHISRLSKIVEVSEPLPTLAPKPFSDVENQIAQHITTLIDDRATLQLGIGGIPDAVLALLKGKKDLGIHTEMVSDGVMRAIEDGIVTNAYKSLHPGKVIATFLLGSERLYEYSHNNPLFELHQVDYTNDPFVVARNDNMVSINSALEVDLTGQVCSDSIGYSIYSGFGGQVDFTRGAARAKGGKPIIALSSTAKNGQLSRIVPHLNEGAGVVTSRGDVHYVVTEYGIAYLHGRSLQERAKAMISIAHPNFREGLEKFAKSKKYL
- the ald gene encoding alanine dehydrogenase; the protein is MNIGIPKETAIEERRVALTPVGVYALVNEGHAVHVEQGAGKASGFSDQEFQNVGAQIVFSGDEVFRRSQLVVKVQPPTEDECKYLEQGKIVFSLLGLGIARKAIIKKLLETGVIALGYEFIEQPDGNLPILTAMSEIAGNLLPQIAGRLLESEYGGRGIILAGVSGVTPASVVILGAGVVGFTAARAFSALGARVLVLDKNINNLRNLDRLLDKRVSTSIITPLLVERWTRLADVLIGAVLIHGQKPPNLVTEDMVKKMKAGSVIIDVSIDQGGCIATSHPTTLSAPTFVQHGVTHYCVPNIPAAAARTASHALNNSVLPWVLEVADDGLEKTLHGMSPLRKGVYTFQGQCTQQAVASLIECEYRNIDSLLSLNDRQ
- a CDS encoding DJ-1/PfpI family protein — its product is MEKIDLSDRKILFILPPFDFCDEEYQKPKNLFDEWGARIVVASSSLANAKGTGGALAKPQITINDAAARDFQALLLVGGSGSQKFWRDQAVHDLTRRANRLEKIVSASGYAVMILANAGLLQGKRVTGFPVIETVLKWQGAIYTGKPIEVVGNIVTASGPEAAEEFAEAIAKLVAGTASQRIKRMHDFH
- a CDS encoding iron-molybdenum cofactor biosynthesis protein translates to MKIAVATEDGKTISAHFGRSPFFAIYEIADGKVINQEMRRNTFTGHFRGGVAHEDGHHDHGKGDEHAHQTVAEGLQDCQTVISHGMGRRAWEDLCSRGIEMIVTDETEVERALNLYLVGELKDRTEKLH
- the def gene encoding peptide deformylase is translated as MKSVYRLRLYPDAVLRKKSLPLDDVNGAVRDLMAGMAEIMYTYNGIGLAAPQVGMLQRIIIADVGEGLITLANPEILQKEGEGRLEEGCLSLPDIQVDITRSQSIFVRGLNPEGKEVQHELSDLMARVIQHEIDHLNGVLIIDYASATEKILLRRQLKELQKQEES
- a CDS encoding class I SAM-dependent methyltransferase; this encodes MNRTPLTHERIFREEEFAGSYARRHQKMAEKFGHECAEKLTSRGFRAGRILDAGCGFGGTALVLAQRFPDSEIVGIDLSEPLLRLANRNAQAAKLERRAKFEIGDVEKIPYANHSFDAVLNINMVHIVENPVRMLDEIERVLKPEGFLFIADLRRSVLGFIEKEIRAALTLDEAKHLLNPSKLRAGKFSSNALWWRYET
- a CDS encoding T9SS type A sorting domain-containing protein, whose protein sequence is MRRVTPFLAIVALVILPSWLFAQDPGNFATSLHGTRQGKFTWYDSANGGMESLTGIPMSQLGCHRCHPGTYANGSAVDPATYEPGCNDCHNFVQGTAVADQICLKCHSRQGTERNLGYQDVHVLKGFQCTTCHTKKEMHGDGTAYASMLEPGATEVTCEKCHTSLASNASHDLHGAKVQCTACHVKSVISCYNCHIESYVEGGIRRHYGPQRDFIFLVNREGTGKVYPASFQTASYDGKTFLAIAPFTPHTVMKEGRACAECHNNAAIQEYDQTGKITVTKWDTTQKKIISPTGVIPITSDWQQGLQIDYLDYTGDPKSTTTDPTKWVFLKSTADGQQMLYAQSLTAEQLNKLRLAVGVEEKQNTLPEAFRLMQNYPNPFNPATTIEFHLPSPTVVTLKIYNLMGFEMKTLLSNEKLDAGVYKFSVGIDELTSGVYFYQLVTPAFTQTRKMTVLR